A single uncultured Acetobacterium sp. DNA region contains:
- a CDS encoding ABC transporter ATP-binding protein — protein MSLLSLENVSFGYHDQQLIFENISFDVHPGEIFCVIGPNGCGKTTLIDCILGINHPSAGSIHLSGNDLHKLKPREFAQNIAYVPQSHAKTFPYTVLDIVVMGRTYATKLFASPDTTQRNRALECLVQVGLKGFENRLYTELSGGELQLVLIARALAQDAKIMVLDEPTAHLDFCHELMVLEIITWLVKEKGLTIIMATHFLNQAFYLENAGVNTRVALMNHGKFEAIGSSSEVLTKDNLKNVFKIVSSIGTTDEEGINQKFIVPLKNIH, from the coding sequence ATGTCTTTATTGAGTTTAGAAAATGTATCCTTTGGCTATCATGATCAGCAACTTATTTTTGAAAACATCAGCTTTGATGTCCATCCCGGCGAAATATTTTGCGTCATCGGACCCAACGGTTGTGGTAAAACCACCCTGATTGACTGCATCTTAGGTATCAATCATCCCAGTGCCGGCTCTATTCACCTTTCCGGCAATGATCTGCATAAACTCAAACCCCGAGAATTTGCCCAGAACATTGCTTATGTTCCCCAAAGCCATGCCAAAACTTTTCCTTATACCGTTCTTGATATCGTGGTGATGGGCCGTACCTATGCGACTAAACTATTCGCTTCACCGGACACCACCCAGCGCAATCGCGCCCTTGAATGCCTCGTCCAGGTCGGTTTGAAAGGCTTCGAAAATCGATTATATACCGAGTTGAGTGGCGGCGAGCTCCAGTTGGTTCTGATTGCCCGAGCGCTGGCTCAGGACGCTAAAATCATGGTTCTTGATGAACCCACCGCCCACCTGGATTTTTGCCATGAGCTGATGGTGTTGGAAATCATCACCTGGCTGGTAAAAGAAAAGGGACTTACCATTATTATGGCCACTCATTTTTTAAATCAGGCCTTTTATTTAGAAAACGCCGGGGTAAATACCCGGGTTGCGCTGATGAACCACGGAAAATTTGAAGCCATTGGCAGCTCATCTGAAGTTTTAACAAAAGATAATCTGAAAAATGTTTTTAAAATTGTATCAAGCATCGGAACAACCGATGAAGAGGGGATTAATCAGAAGTTTATTGTGCCACTGAAGAATATTCACTGA
- a CDS encoding iron ABC transporter permease, protein MSPRKKTIVTLILIILPIIFFFGTICVGRYYVSFTDILLAFWQGITGQSSSLSPETTAVILQIRLPRAVLGALVGAALGASGAAFQGLFRNPLVSSGILGVSAGAGFGAALAIVLFNNIFLTPLFAFFFGVLAVVLSYFAGRIDNTAPTITLVLGGTIIQSIFSALISLLKYLADTATQLPAITFWLMGSLASTKTVDVLLAFIPMILGMLGLLVMRYRLNVLSMGDREAKTLGINVMANKWFIIGFATLATAGAVCVSGIVGWIGLIIPHVGRMLVGNDNKWVVPASMSLGACFVIFCDTLCRTITGGEIPLGIITALIGGPFFIYLLKKTKGRNW, encoded by the coding sequence ATGTCACCGCGAAAAAAGACAATTGTCACCCTCATTCTCATTATTCTTCCCATCATCTTTTTCTTTGGGACTATTTGTGTCGGTCGGTATTATGTCTCATTTACTGATATTCTGTTAGCTTTCTGGCAGGGCATCACGGGCCAAAGCAGCAGCCTAAGTCCGGAGACAACTGCAGTGATTCTGCAAATCCGCTTGCCAAGAGCGGTTTTAGGAGCTCTGGTTGGCGCCGCTCTGGGCGCCAGCGGGGCAGCCTTTCAGGGACTTTTTCGCAATCCCCTGGTTTCCAGCGGGATTCTCGGGGTTTCTGCCGGAGCCGGCTTTGGCGCTGCCCTGGCGATTGTGTTATTTAACAACATTTTTTTAACCCCGCTTTTTGCTTTTTTCTTTGGGGTGCTGGCCGTTGTGCTCAGTTATTTTGCCGGCCGGATCGATAATACTGCCCCCACCATCACCCTGGTGCTGGGTGGCACCATTATTCAGTCGATTTTTTCGGCTCTGATATCGCTTTTAAAATACCTGGCCGATACTGCCACTCAACTTCCCGCCATCACCTTTTGGTTAATGGGCAGTTTGGCTTCAACCAAAACAGTTGATGTGCTACTCGCCTTTATTCCGATGATCCTTGGCATGTTGGGGCTGTTAGTGATGCGCTATCGTCTCAATGTTTTATCGATGGGCGACCGGGAAGCCAAAACGCTGGGGATCAACGTCATGGCCAATAAGTGGTTTATCATCGGTTTTGCCACCTTGGCGACGGCCGGAGCCGTCTGCGTCAGCGGGATTGTCGGTTGGATCGGGCTGATTATTCCCCACGTGGGGCGTATGCTGGTCGGCAATGACAATAAATGGGTGGTTCCGGCAAGCATGTCTCTTGGTGCCTGCTTTGTGATCTTCTGCGACACCCTCTGCCGGACCATCACCGGCGGCGAAATCCCTTTGGGGATTATCACCGCACTGATTGGCGGACCATTTTTTATTTATCTCCTTAAAAAAACAAAAGGGAGGAACTGGTAA
- a CDS encoding Ig-like domain-containing protein — protein MKQSKMTRSLLSLLLGLLLAFSLSGGVMAAGGDGSGGGGGNGSGSGSGSSTETTTTDTTTTDTTTTDATTAPGSGDGSGGGSTEPLALVTATPANNASDVPVDSAITLEFSKNIAYATVRDGNIKAVTLWVGADQVPANVTMADDQLQPDLRNFITVTPTEPLKEGTVYTVKVDPTLVAKSGAVLTTPAEINFTTVAPASTSSNMILWVALGALVVVIVLVVVLITKRKKA, from the coding sequence ATGAAACAAAGCAAAATGACGCGATCTCTTTTATCTTTACTGTTGGGTTTATTATTGGCCTTCAGCCTTTCCGGCGGCGTAATGGCGGCTGGCGGCGATGGCTCTGGCGGCGGCGGTGGAAACGGTTCTGGCAGCGGGAGCGGCTCCAGCACGGAAACGACAACCACGGATACAACCACCACGGATACAACCACCACCGATGCCACCACGGCACCAGGCAGTGGCGACGGTTCCGGCGGCGGTAGTACCGAACCGCTGGCACTGGTTACCGCAACACCTGCCAATAATGCCTCGGACGTCCCCGTGGATTCAGCAATCACACTGGAATTCAGTAAGAACATCGCCTATGCCACTGTCCGCGATGGCAATATTAAAGCGGTTACTTTATGGGTCGGAGCTGATCAAGTTCCTGCCAACGTAACGATGGCGGATGATCAGCTCCAACCGGATCTGCGTAATTTTATCACCGTTACCCCAACTGAGCCATTAAAAGAAGGCACTGTCTATACAGTAAAAGTCGATCCCACCTTAGTTGCCAAAAGTGGTGCCGTCTTAACAACCCCTGCGGAAATCAACTTTACCACTGTGGCTCCTGCCAGCACCAGTTCTAATATGATTCTCTGGGTTGCTTTAGGCGCTTTAGTTGTTGTGATTGTCCTGGTCGTTGTTTTGATAACAAAACGAAAAAAAGCATAA